The Cryptomeria japonica unplaced genomic scaffold, Sugi_1.0 HiC_scaffold_146, whole genome shotgun sequence genome includes a region encoding these proteins:
- the LOC131855857 gene encoding nudix hydrolase 2-like → MYFHVLLQINTEFVQVVGFRDGHNAPFGKSDLLFVCMLRSLSSNIVVQDTEISVAKWMAIEEFASQPKNQQSKLLKDMIGVCVANVNGQCEGFSGIGISSNSRKPSAFFCTALNSE, encoded by the exons atgTATTTTCATGTACTCTTACAGATTAATACAGAATTTGTACAAGTGGTTGGGTTCAG GGATGGTCACAATGCCCCTTTCGGAAAATCCGATCTGCTCTTCGTGTGTATGTTGAGATCTCTTTCTTCTAATATTGTTGTGCAAGATACCGAAATTTCAGTAGCCAAG TGGATGGCAATAGAAGAATTTGCATCTCAACCTAAAAATCAGCAAAGCAAACTCCTAAAAGATATGATCGGCGTGTGTGTTGCCAACGTCAACGGACAATGTGAAGGATTTTCAGGCATTGGGATATCGTCCAACTCGCGCAAACCCTCTGCTTTCTTCTGCACTGCCCTTAATTCTGAGTAA